A DNA window from Gemmatimonadota bacterium contains the following coding sequences:
- a CDS encoding sodium:solute symporter family protein, which yields MLGLHLLDFATLAIYLIGIMIAGLWVARKIKNTGDYFMGGRSFGKTFMIMHAFGTGTHTDQAVTVAGASYKLGMAGIWYQWLYLFATPFYWLIAPIWRRLRYLTIADFFEDRFSNSLGYFYALYGLLYFAIQIGIMLLGTGKTASAMTGGAISPEIAIGVMTVLFLSYGLLGGLPAAIITDFIQGIFIIVLSFLLVPFVIDGVGGFTGLHQQVPIEKFSLEAPGDPPAGYDRITPFFIVMVVINALVGIIAQPHHMEIGGAGKTEREARVGFTYGNMIKRLCTVAWAFTGVACIALYPNIDDPEHAFGLASRDLLPIGLVGIMLASMIAAVMSTCDSFMVDGAALFVENFYKPLFKPEADDKHYLTTGRIVALILVIFGIIIALYFTSVVAIIRLSWSLVAFFGIAFWGGILWRRCNAPGAWAGLVVSAFLFAISGQTIINLESLGIYIGGLDWELPYRYVLYIAGGFAALIIVSKLTKPQDKERLDRFYTLLHTPVGQEHKLREAGIKVVME from the coding sequence CGCCTTTGGCACCGGCACCCACACCGACCAGGCCGTAACTGTAGCAGGTGCCTCCTACAAATTGGGCATGGCGGGGATATGGTATCAATGGCTCTACTTATTCGCCACCCCCTTCTACTGGCTCATCGCGCCAATATGGCGAAGGCTGCGCTACCTCACCATAGCGGACTTCTTTGAAGATCGGTTCAGCAACTCGCTCGGTTATTTCTACGCCCTCTATGGCCTGCTCTACTTTGCCATACAAATAGGCATCATGCTCCTGGGCACCGGCAAAACAGCCAGTGCCATGACCGGCGGCGCGATCTCTCCTGAAATCGCCATCGGTGTGATGACCGTCCTCTTCCTCTCCTACGGTCTATTAGGCGGCCTGCCCGCAGCCATCATCACCGACTTTATCCAGGGCATCTTCATCATCGTCCTCTCCTTTCTCCTCGTCCCCTTTGTCATCGACGGCGTCGGCGGCTTCACCGGCCTTCACCAGCAAGTACCCATTGAAAAATTCAGCCTCGAAGCCCCCGGCGATCCCCCGGCCGGATACGACCGCATCACGCCCTTCTTCATCGTCATGGTCGTCATCAACGCCCTCGTCGGCATCATTGCCCAACCCCACCACATGGAAATTGGCGGTGCGGGCAAAACCGAACGCGAAGCCCGCGTGGGATTCACATACGGCAACATGATCAAACGCCTCTGCACCGTAGCCTGGGCATTTACCGGCGTAGCCTGCATTGCCCTTTATCCCAACATCGACGACCCCGAACACGCTTTTGGGCTCGCCTCGCGCGACCTCTTGCCCATCGGCCTCGTCGGCATCATGCTCGCCTCGATGATCGCCGCAGTAATGTCCACCTGCGACTCATTCATGGTCGATGGCGCCGCTCTCTTTGTCGAAAACTTTTACAAACCCCTCTTCAAGCCCGAAGCCGACGACAAACACTACCTCACCACAGGTCGTATCGTCGCCCTCATACTCGTCATATTCGGCATAATCATCGCGCTCTATTTCACCTCTGTCGTCGCAATTATTCGCCTCTCCTGGTCGCTCGTGGCATTCTTTGGAATTGCATTCTGGGGAGGAATTCTCTGGCGCAGATGCAATGCGCCCGGCGCCTGGGCGGGCCTGGTCGTCTCGGCATTTTTATTCGCCATATCCGGTCAAACAATCATCAATTTGGAAAGCCTGGGCATCTACATTGGCGGCCTCGACTGGGAATTGCCCTATCGCTACGTACTCTACATCGCCGGCGGTTTTGCCGCACTCATCATCGTCAGCAAACTCACCAAACCGCAAGACAAAGAGCGACTCGACCGCTTTTACACCTTGCTCCACACGCCTGTGGGACAAGAGCACAAATTGCGCGAAGCCGGCATAAAAGTTGTTATGGAGTAA
- a CDS encoding GNAT family N-acetyltransferase, translating into MIRKYRPEDLDALKEITVICFDGVSIDQNIEKNFGQFADTDWKARKAKHIDADVAANADGIFVWEEEGKVAAYITTRIDHESKIGGIPNLAVLPEYQGKGIGKALMTAAFDYFEEQGMAVAKIETLDQNPVGQNFYPRSGFTAVAQQIHYAMPMKDRKV; encoded by the coding sequence ATGATCAGAAAATACCGCCCTGAAGACCTCGACGCCCTCAAAGAAATCACCGTTATCTGTTTTGATGGGGTATCAATCGACCAGAACATCGAAAAAAACTTCGGTCAATTTGCCGACACAGATTGGAAAGCACGCAAAGCCAAACACATAGACGCGGACGTCGCAGCCAATGCCGATGGCATCTTCGTTTGGGAAGAAGAAGGCAAAGTCGCGGCCTACATCACCACGCGCATCGACCATGAAAGCAAAATAGGCGGCATACCCAACCTCGCCGTCTTGCCCGAATACCAGGGCAAAGGAATCGGCAAAGCATTGATGACAGCCGCCTTTGACTATTTTGAAGAACAGGGCATGGCCGTGGCAAAAATCGAAACCCTCGACCAAAACCCCGTTGGACAGAACTTTTATCCGCGCTCGGGCTTTACCGCAGTCGCCCAACAAATCCACTACGCAATGCCAATGAAAGACCGCAAAGTGTAG
- a CDS encoding phytanoyl-CoA dioxygenase family protein gives MLTEVQVAEFHENGFLNGGPVLDDAQVEVLREELYRVIENKDRDDVSQPVLLRNLGGNDSAPVWQIVNIWEASEAFRNLMYSEKIVEEMAQLTGATELRIWHDQIQYKPAEIGGTTGWHQDAPLWPIIRPMTEVSAWVALDDVDVKNGCMSMVPGSHKWGNQIAFVREVKDFDAMPSEFEGQSISVVRRPVKKGEVHYHHALTWHGSHDNRSKRPRRAIAIHYMTQDTYYDASGNHVMKEFVTVEDGAILRGEHFPTVWRDE, from the coding sequence ATGCTAACAGAAGTGCAAGTGGCGGAGTTTCACGAGAATGGGTTTTTGAATGGGGGTCCGGTGCTGGACGACGCACAGGTCGAGGTGTTGCGCGAGGAATTGTACCGGGTGATTGAGAATAAAGATCGCGATGATGTGTCGCAACCGGTTTTGTTGCGCAATTTGGGCGGTAATGATTCGGCGCCGGTCTGGCAGATTGTGAATATCTGGGAGGCAAGTGAGGCGTTCAGGAATTTGATGTATTCAGAGAAGATCGTGGAAGAAATGGCGCAGTTGACCGGGGCGACGGAGTTGCGTATCTGGCACGATCAGATTCAGTACAAGCCCGCTGAAATTGGGGGGACGACCGGTTGGCATCAGGACGCGCCGCTGTGGCCGATTATTCGGCCGATGACCGAGGTGAGCGCGTGGGTGGCATTGGACGATGTGGATGTGAAAAATGGGTGTATGAGTATGGTGCCGGGTTCGCACAAATGGGGCAATCAGATTGCGTTTGTGCGGGAGGTAAAGGATTTTGACGCGATGCCGTCAGAGTTTGAAGGCCAGTCCATATCGGTGGTGCGCCGACCGGTGAAAAAGGGCGAGGTGCATTATCACCACGCTCTGACCTGGCACGGTTCGCACGATAATCGCAGCAAGCGACCTCGGCGCGCGATTGCGATTCACTATATGACGCAGGATACGTATTACGATGCGAGTGGCAATCACGTGATGAAGGAATTTGTAACTGTGGAAGATGGCGCAATTTTGCGGGGGGAACACTTTCCAACGGTGTGGAGGGATGAGTAA
- a CDS encoding right-handed parallel beta-helix repeat-containing protein — MPAMPAREIPLPDAPRDEVNAGDFFDRESMTCGLEDAVASLPESGGRVRIPAGTYLLRKTLYVPSRVSLVGDGPATVLKIRPLQVAYLSKDIRKGGRVLNCKTSSPFRVGEGIGVCDDKHRGWWGTHGEVERVVGNRVWMSVPFNRRLLVRDNARVVNLFPCIWAEGETDIEIRDLTIKGPEDYAGDWWDFTYSAVHIVGCERVRVLNCSVFGWPSDGFGIQRGCDAQVAHCQAHGCRGHGFHPGTGLARSVWSHNIGKGNGGDGYYFCARVHHSVCSDSVFSENGQHGIGGVANGGDHHNIVSNNVCSYNGMCGIDANRGDEQVITGNLLLSNSRAEKGKYPGIRVYDLTHSIMQGNRCADDQEKPTQLKGIEESGESDYNLISGNLCVGMDKAITVVGRNSRAEGNLV; from the coding sequence ATGCCTGCTATGCCAGCGAGAGAGATTCCGTTGCCCGATGCGCCGCGAGATGAGGTGAATGCAGGGGATTTTTTTGATCGGGAGTCGATGACATGTGGTCTGGAGGATGCGGTTGCATCCTTGCCAGAGAGCGGTGGCAGGGTGCGTATTCCGGCGGGTACGTATCTTTTGCGCAAGACGCTGTACGTGCCGAGTCGGGTGAGTCTGGTCGGCGATGGGCCAGCGACGGTGTTAAAGATTCGGCCTTTGCAGGTGGCGTATCTCTCAAAAGATATTCGCAAAGGTGGTCGGGTGTTGAACTGTAAGACCAGTTCGCCTTTTCGCGTGGGTGAGGGGATTGGGGTTTGCGACGATAAGCACAGGGGATGGTGGGGTACGCATGGGGAGGTCGAGCGGGTTGTGGGCAATCGCGTGTGGATGAGTGTGCCGTTTAATCGGCGGTTGTTGGTGCGTGACAATGCCCGGGTGGTGAATCTGTTTCCCTGTATATGGGCAGAGGGTGAGACGGATATTGAAATACGAGATTTGACGATTAAGGGGCCCGAGGATTACGCGGGTGATTGGTGGGATTTTACGTATTCTGCGGTGCATATTGTGGGTTGTGAGCGCGTGCGCGTTCTGAATTGTTCGGTGTTTGGGTGGCCCAGCGATGGGTTTGGGATTCAGCGCGGTTGCGATGCCCAGGTGGCGCATTGTCAGGCTCACGGGTGTCGCGGGCATGGGTTTCATCCGGGAACGGGATTGGCGCGCAGTGTATGGTCGCACAATATCGGGAAGGGAAATGGGGGCGATGGGTATTATTTTTGCGCGCGGGTGCATCATTCGGTGTGTAGCGATAGCGTGTTTTCCGAAAATGGACAACACGGGATTGGCGGTGTGGCAAATGGCGGGGATCACCACAATATTGTGAGTAATAATGTGTGTTCGTACAATGGGATGTGTGGGATAGATGCCAATAGAGGGGATGAGCAGGTGATTACGGGGAATTTGTTGCTGAGCAATTCCCGGGCGGAAAAGGGGAAATATCCCGGTATCCGCGTGTACGATTTGACCCATTCGATTATGCAGGGCAATCGGTGTGCAGACGATCAAGAGAAGCCGACGCAGTTGAAGGGTATTGAGGAGAGTGGCGAGAGCGACTATAATTTGATTAGCGGTAATTTGTGTGTGGGGATGGACAAGGCTATTACTGTTGTGGGAAGGAATAGCCGGGCAGAGGGGAATTTGGTTTGA
- a CDS encoding DegT/DnrJ/EryC1/StrS family aminotransferase, translating to MFAEGLIKEGNMAELALLGGEREVKEKDDILWPMYDAAERDALIEVLESRAWYNSSKCQEFEETFAAFQDAKYGIACTGGTVALEMICRGAGIGVGDEVITSAYTFIGTCSGILKAGATVVFCDIDPDTNNLDVAEVESLITDRTKGIMPVHFGGLACDLQRLLDIAERHNLAILEDAAHGWGSAYRDRGLGSWGLASGFSFQQSKNMTGGDGGIALTNDEAVADAIGCAVNVGRSRYGRTEESRQWGGNHRMTEFVAAVLLCQLKRIPEHTEIREQNGAMLTRTLSEVEGIDPIHRLEDATRVNWHVYGARYLSEAFEGVSRDAFIRAMRAEGVPVSTGYETPVYKHPVFQTDWKARDYTPFAWTDAAQDYRSLHLPKVEQYCRERLSISQRALLTSETRMRDMSRAFVKVRENADKLREWERSNHS from the coding sequence ATGTTTGCAGAGGGATTGATCAAGGAGGGAAATATGGCAGAGTTAGCGCTGTTGGGTGGCGAGCGTGAGGTTAAAGAGAAGGATGATATTTTATGGCCGATGTACGATGCGGCCGAAAGAGATGCTCTTATCGAGGTGCTGGAGAGTCGGGCGTGGTACAATTCCTCGAAGTGCCAGGAGTTTGAAGAGACATTTGCGGCATTTCAAGATGCGAAATACGGGATCGCGTGTACTGGTGGCACTGTGGCTCTGGAAATGATTTGCCGCGGGGCGGGTATTGGTGTAGGCGATGAGGTGATTACGAGTGCCTATACATTTATCGGTACGTGTTCGGGGATTCTAAAAGCCGGTGCTACGGTTGTTTTTTGCGATATAGACCCGGATACCAATAATCTCGATGTGGCGGAGGTCGAGAGTCTTATTACAGATCGTACGAAGGGGATTATGCCGGTGCATTTTGGCGGGTTGGCGTGTGATCTCCAGCGGTTGCTGGATATTGCCGAGCGACACAATCTCGCGATTTTAGAAGATGCGGCGCACGGGTGGGGATCGGCCTATAGGGATCGTGGACTGGGTAGCTGGGGACTGGCTTCGGGGTTTTCTTTTCAGCAGAGCAAAAATATGACGGGCGGAGATGGGGGTATTGCCCTGACCAATGACGAGGCCGTTGCCGATGCGATTGGCTGTGCGGTCAATGTCGGGCGGTCGCGGTATGGTCGTACGGAGGAATCTCGACAATGGGGCGGCAATCATCGGATGACGGAATTTGTCGCTGCGGTTTTATTGTGCCAGTTGAAGCGCATTCCCGAGCATACGGAGATCCGTGAACAAAATGGGGCGATGTTGACGCGCACGTTGTCGGAGGTCGAGGGTATTGATCCGATTCACCGATTGGAAGATGCGACCCGCGTCAACTGGCATGTGTATGGTGCGCGGTATTTATCCGAGGCGTTTGAGGGCGTTTCTCGCGATGCATTTATCAGGGCGATGCGCGCTGAAGGGGTGCCGGTGAGTACGGGATACGAGACGCCAGTTTACAAACATCCGGTTTTTCAAACGGATTGGAAAGCGCGTGATTACACGCCTTTTGCGTGGACAGATGCGGCACAGGATTATCGCTCGTTGCACTTGCCAAAGGTCGAGCAGTATTGCAGGGAACGGCTGTCGATAAGCCAGAGGGCTTTGCTGACTTCTGAAACGCGGATGCGGGATATGTCGCGCGCATTTGTCAAGGTGCGCGAGAATGCAGATAAGCTTCGAGAATGGGAGAGAAGTAACCACAGTTAA
- a CDS encoding CinA family protein, whose product MADFKTMATDMGALLKDKGQTVAVAESSSGGIISAALLAVPGASAYFKGGGVCYTGDSKQILMAVSDAAMGEARAATKTHALHLARAARERLGADWGIGETGAAGPTGNRYGDPPGHTCIGVVGPDAEQAIAIATGSENRGENMEVFAREALDLLVECLQRD is encoded by the coding sequence ATGGCGGATTTTAAGACAATGGCCACAGATATGGGTGCATTGCTAAAAGACAAGGGGCAGACCGTGGCGGTGGCCGAGTCGTCGTCGGGGGGAATTATTTCTGCAGCGCTTTTGGCTGTGCCGGGGGCTTCGGCTTATTTCAAGGGCGGTGGGGTGTGTTATACGGGTGACTCAAAGCAGATATTGATGGCTGTTTCCGATGCGGCAATGGGCGAGGCGAGGGCTGCGACAAAAACGCATGCCCTGCATCTGGCTCGCGCTGCGCGCGAACGTTTGGGGGCGGACTGGGGTATCGGCGAGACGGGCGCGGCTGGTCCGACGGGAAATCGGTATGGCGATCCGCCCGGTCATACGTGTATCGGCGTTGTGGGACCAGATGCCGAGCAGGCGATTGCGATCGCAACGGGCAGCGAGAACCGGGGAGAGAATATGGAAGTGTTCGCCCGCGAAGCATTGGACCTGCTGGTCGAATGTTTGCAGAGGGATTGA